The window ACAATATTTGCTTCAAGATCGGCGCTCAAGCGCGCTGTTTCTTTGCCTCAGCGCTTGCGTTCCGCCTCTCTCCGTTTTCTTATGGTCATGCTGTGGCGAAGCCGGTGACACGGGGAGCCATGGACGGGATCAATCGCGTATCGCCTTAGAAGTGTATTGCGTATGGCGACGACGACGGATGTGGGGGATGGCCGAGTTCTCGGTCTTCCGGAACGACTTACGTCGGCTCTCTCGAGCTGGCGCGGAAAGCGATTCATCACAGAAGTATTCGACGGGGCTGACGAAGCGCTGGCCGCGCTGGAAGCGGTGGAACTTGGCCTCGTTTCGACAGGGTTTCAAACACTCGATTGGCTGACTGTTCTCTATGAAGAGCTTGCGCCTGCGGCCCGCGCGATGCCGCGTGTTGTTGTCGTAAGCGAATGCGACAGCGGCGACGTTGCGATGATCCTTCCGCTACTGATCAAGAAGAAGCGATCTCTTACCGTCGCGCAGTTTGCGGATCTCGGCGTTTGCCAATATGGCGCGCCGATTCTTGGTCCTGCGTTTCCGGCAAGCGGGCGAGCGATCGCGAGGGTGTGGCGCGGTGTTTGTGATGCGCTCGCCGATGTCGATCTCATTCGCTTGCACCGTATGCCCGCTACGATTGGCGGCCGGGCCAACCCGCTATTGATGCTCTCGCGCGTTACGCCTTCGCGCCGTTTTGGCAATCGGGTGACGGTTCCGGATACGGTCGAGATGTTTCTCCAATCGCGCGGCAAGAAATATCGGAAAGAGGTCGAGCGCTGCTACCGCCTTTTGGAAAAGGAGGGGGAGGCTCGGTTCTATCGCGCGACGACACCGGATGAGATCGCGCGTGTTTGTTCGGTGCTGGATGAGCAGCAACAGACGCGTCATCTTTCGCTCGGCGGCCGATATGTGCTCTCCGAGCCGATCGACGCGTTTTACGAACGTCTTGCAATCGATGGATCAGAGGCCGGGCTCGCGGCTCTTTTTGCCCTCGAAGTCCGCGGCGAGATCATTGCGAGCCTGTTTGGAATTCAGCATGGCGGCACGTTCAGTTTGCTGCGGATCGCGACCGATCCTGATGCGGCGAGTCATTACTCACCGGGGCGCCTTCTGATCCTGGAAGCGATGAAGTATTTCGTCGCGCAGGACGTCCGCCGGTTTGACCTCGGGTTAGGAAATCACCCGTTCATTCGCAGCTTTGGCGGGGAAGATGTGCCGCTTTACGATCTGATCGTTGCGCGCGACATCTCGGCGGCCCCGAAGGCGTTGTTTCACCGGATGCAGGGCAGGATGCGCCGGAGCCGCTTGGTTGGGCGCGGATTTCACTCACTCAAGGGCCTTTTTGCCCGCGGCCAGTAGGGTTTAGAGGCGGCTTTCGTCTCGGTATATGATCCGATATAAGGCAACTCCGCCGACCGAGGCATTAGGTGTCTCGGCAACTTTTCACTCGCACCGGTCCCCAACTGTTCCAATGGCTTCTCAAAATACCACAAGCGCGCGTCCCGAAGCGCGGCTCGCGAAAGGTTTTCGCGATGTCGAAGCTGGAGAGCTTCGCGCGCTCGACGAAATGATCGCGAAGATTCGTGCCGTCTACGAGCGCTACGGATTCGACGCGCTGGAGACGCCTGCGATCGAATATACCGACGCGCTCGGCAAGTTTCTTCCCGATCAGGATCGGCCCAATGCGGGCGTGTTCTCGTTCCAGGACGAGGACGAGCAATGGATGAGCTTGCGGTACGATCTGACCGCGCCGCTCGCGCGTTACGTCGCGCAGAATTTCCAGACGCTTCCGAAGCCGTTCCGGCGCTATGCGTTCGGCTATGTCTACCGCAACGAGAAGCCAGGCCCGGGGCGGTTCCGGCAGTTCATGCAGTTCGATGCGGATTCCGTTGGCGCCGAAGGCGTGGCGGCCGACGCGGAG is drawn from Hyphomicrobium methylovorum and contains these coding sequences:
- a CDS encoding GNAT family N-acetyltransferase; the protein is MATTTDVGDGRVLGLPERLTSALSSWRGKRFITEVFDGADEALAALEAVELGLVSTGFQTLDWLTVLYEELAPAARAMPRVVVVSECDSGDVAMILPLLIKKKRSLTVAQFADLGVCQYGAPILGPAFPASGRAIARVWRGVCDALADVDLIRLHRMPATIGGRANPLLMLSRVTPSRRFGNRVTVPDTVEMFLQSRGKKYRKEVERCYRLLEKEGEARFYRATTPDEIARVCSVLDEQQQTRHLSLGGRYVLSEPIDAFYERLAIDGSEAGLAALFALEVRGEIIASLFGIQHGGTFSLLRIATDPDAASHYSPGRLLILEAMKYFVAQDVRRFDLGLGNHPFIRSFGGEDVPLYDLIVARDISAAPKALFHRMQGRMRRSRLVGRGFHSLKGLFARGQ